One window of Bifidobacterium pseudocatenulatum DSM 20438 = JCM 1200 = LMG 10505 genomic DNA carries:
- a CDS encoding class II glutamine amidotransferase — protein MCRLLGFAAAGSNTSLNGVLGMQAVRDFRNLSEIHNDGWGSALVTVPSESPYLRDGGAPTPETGTAVYKNTIAARHDPIFDELANTPARGGLWHLRLASSNLPLILENQQPFYANGLSFIHNGDISDDQGRNIITNRAFPVDPNIVQSTGGRSDSAIFFAVILQYIGFGFALDEAVAQAVRELRKSYPKSSYNCMIQSQDQFIALCAAGREVTSKRIVEIYDQYGRGDQAHDYRVMRYRTLGESEADQAAGQPKGVVVASSGFDQCAEDGWTRLENNQMIVASNRTGAFRVRSI, from the coding sequence ATGTGCAGATTACTTGGATTCGCGGCAGCCGGAAGCAACACCAGTCTCAATGGCGTGCTCGGCATGCAGGCCGTACGCGATTTCCGGAATCTGAGCGAAATCCACAACGATGGCTGGGGCTCCGCGCTGGTCACCGTGCCGAGCGAGTCGCCGTACCTGCGTGACGGTGGCGCTCCCACCCCGGAAACCGGCACCGCCGTCTACAAGAACACGATCGCAGCCCGACATGATCCGATTTTCGACGAGCTTGCGAACACTCCGGCTCGTGGAGGCCTGTGGCACCTGCGTTTGGCCAGCTCGAACCTGCCGCTGATTCTCGAAAACCAGCAGCCGTTCTACGCCAACGGATTGAGCTTCATCCACAATGGCGATATTTCCGACGATCAGGGTCGCAACATCATCACCAACCGCGCGTTCCCGGTCGATCCCAACATCGTGCAGTCCACTGGCGGACGTTCCGATTCCGCCATTTTCTTCGCAGTGATCCTGCAGTACATCGGTTTTGGTTTCGCACTCGACGAGGCGGTCGCGCAGGCGGTGCGTGAACTGCGCAAAAGCTATCCGAAGTCCAGCTACAACTGCATGATCCAGAGCCAAGACCAATTCATCGCTCTGTGCGCGGCCGGTCGTGAGGTCACGTCCAAGCGCATTGTGGAAATCTATGACCAGTACGGCCGTGGCGACCAGGCGCATGACTATCGTGTGATGCGCTATCGTACGCTCGGTGAATCCGAAGCGGATCAGGCTGCAGGCCAGCCGAAGGGCGTGGTTGTGGCCAGCTCCGGTTTCGATCAGTGTGCCGAAGATGGCTGGACTCGTTTGGAAAACAATCAGATGATCGTTGCTTCCAACCGTACCGGCGCATTCCGTGTGCGTTCCATCTGA
- a CDS encoding HD domain-containing protein: MTTGYIPTLAQVDELHRKIAQSQAAYDLIHGHCVVVADIARRMARRQNALFTRRCTLPDDAPEKAGDFGLRLTQDGNGSESFGMLRIPSIPSSDGLTGGTVPPRLIDEHLVVIGGLLHDIGTYFLLKQDGSDGGPLKFDGPNYVRHGLKGYEYLLNEGVDESIAQFARNHTGVGLTKEAVESQGLPLPPADYVPMNLEQEVVMVADKYNSKSIPPKFLTAEAYARKAARFGESNRREWLRLLERYGVLDVTPLAEQYHMRIVE, translated from the coding sequence ATGACAACCGGATATATTCCTACACTCGCCCAAGTTGACGAACTGCATCGAAAAATCGCGCAATCGCAAGCCGCATACGATTTGATTCACGGACATTGCGTAGTCGTCGCCGACATCGCACGTCGCATGGCACGCAGGCAGAATGCACTGTTCACCCGCCGCTGCACACTACCGGACGATGCCCCTGAAAAAGCGGGCGATTTCGGCCTTAGGCTTACGCAAGACGGCAATGGAAGCGAATCGTTCGGTATGCTTCGCATCCCCTCCATTCCATCATCGGACGGGCTTACGGGCGGGACCGTTCCGCCGAGGCTGATCGACGAGCATCTGGTGGTGATCGGTGGTCTGCTGCATGATATCGGCACGTATTTTCTGCTCAAGCAAGACGGTTCCGACGGTGGACCGCTGAAATTCGACGGTCCGAATTACGTGCGGCATGGGCTTAAAGGCTACGAATATTTGTTGAATGAGGGTGTTGACGAGTCTATCGCGCAGTTCGCGCGCAACCACACCGGTGTGGGACTCACCAAAGAAGCGGTGGAATCGCAAGGATTGCCATTGCCTCCGGCCGACTATGTGCCCATGAATCTTGAGCAGGAAGTGGTGATGGTGGCCGACAAGTACAACAGCAAGTCGATTCCGCCGAAGTTCCTGACGGCCGAAGCCTATGCGCGCAAGGCGGCCCGTTTCGGCGAAAGTAACAGGCGCGAATGGCTGCGGCTGCTCGAACGATACGGCGTGCTTGACGTCACGCCGCTCGCCGAGCAGTACCACATGCGTATCGTCGAGTAG
- a CDS encoding ATP-binding cassette domain-containing protein — translation MSDNMNDKNENLDETVVDETVVDETAETASNETVDDVATDDIAADASSADSIESIDFAVVYDDDNADIEIAATDGAEISDDVNDGDTAVAADGDAVVSADNADTTEVADDAATAADTADGSDVVANNANQVRETLALRSSDEPTVLESHEMVKADSATSVSSQLDREIKHHRKKDAFFFKANPTFALDHVTVINRKTGRNILDDLSLSFHAGATHAVLVDAEDREQHQALLATMVGMVRTDRGNVMHKSTNLSDVEPVEMLGHRIGFIPQRFAFRPDLDAESNVLYAMDASNRNFLKPKPVIARELLKRVGFDEVTSGLAVGEVSELNQRRVAIARALSCEAEVIIADEPTAGLDADDAAVVLDLLKKFKRDADRKRAIIVVTTNPEIADAMEHSVELD, via the coding sequence ATGAGCGACAACATGAATGATAAGAACGAGAACCTCGACGAGACCGTGGTCGACGAGACCGTGGTCGACGAGACTGCCGAGACCGCATCAAACGAGACCGTCGATGATGTTGCGACTGACGATATTGCAGCTGACGCATCTTCCGCTGATTCCATTGAATCCATCGATTTTGCGGTGGTATACGACGATGACAATGCAGATATCGAAATTGCCGCAACTGACGGCGCGGAAATTTCCGACGATGTAAACGATGGCGATACTGCAGTAGCTGCCGACGGCGATGCTGTGGTATCTGCAGATAATGCAGATACCACTGAAGTTGCAGATGACGCTGCAACTGCTGCTGATACTGCGGATGGTTCGGATGTGGTCGCCAACAATGCGAATCAGGTGAGGGAAACGCTTGCCTTGCGTTCTTCCGACGAACCGACCGTGCTGGAATCACATGAAATGGTGAAAGCCGATTCCGCAACCAGCGTCTCCTCACAGCTCGACCGCGAAATCAAGCATCATCGCAAGAAGGATGCGTTTTTCTTCAAAGCGAATCCGACGTTCGCACTCGATCATGTGACCGTGATCAATCGCAAGACCGGCCGCAATATTCTCGACGACCTATCGCTGTCGTTCCATGCGGGCGCCACGCATGCGGTGCTCGTGGACGCGGAGGATCGCGAACAGCATCAGGCGTTGCTGGCCACCATGGTCGGCATGGTACGCACGGACCGCGGCAACGTGATGCACAAAAGCACCAACCTGAGCGACGTCGAACCGGTCGAAATGTTGGGACACCGCATCGGATTCATTCCGCAACGTTTCGCTTTCCGCCCCGACCTCGACGCGGAAAGCAATGTACTGTACGCCATGGATGCGTCGAACCGCAACTTCCTCAAGCCGAAGCCTGTGATCGCCCGCGAACTGCTCAAGCGCGTGGGCTTCGACGAAGTGACGTCCGGCCTGGCAGTCGGCGAAGTAAGCGAACTGAACCAGCGCCGCGTGGCCATCGCTCGTGCGCTGAGCTGCGAGGCTGAAGTGATCATCGCCGACGAGCCGACCGCTGGATTGGATGCCGACGATGCGGCCGTGGTGTTGGATCTGTTGAAGAAGTTCAAGCGCGATGCCGACCGCAAGCGCGCCATCATCGTGGTGACCACCAATCCGGAGATCGCCGATGCGATGGAGCACAGCGTGGAACTCGACTAG
- a CDS encoding MFS transporter — protein sequence MAETGYLLTVALVTPLSSYFKRKLKLRTIFLTAIVLCITGCLMAACTLNFPMLMTARILQGAGTGIALPLMFNIILEQSPKSKIGMLMGVGGMVVAVAPALGPTVGGLVGTFMPWCWIFVILLPFLFVSLVCGLKTIHQVTPTEEAYINPLHVLCLAVGFVCFVFALDRGGSAVTAVSNGDTSATTQCVIAVVLLLIAMAALLVFAWVSHRAFSLVRLTVLRSVKFRWHLLAYVLLQFVTIGYGYMIPNASQLGFGASVLAAGVVLLPGALLGAASAPVSGSLLDKFGPVRPMFTAMLANLRAFASKR from the coding sequence ATGGCTGAGACCGGCTATCTGCTTACGGTAGCGCTTGTCACGCCGCTCTCAAGCTATTTCAAGCGCAAACTGAAGTTGCGTACCATCTTCCTTACCGCAATCGTGCTCTGCATCACCGGCTGCCTGATGGCAGCTTGCACGTTGAACTTTCCTATGCTGATGACCGCGCGAATACTACAGGGAGCGGGCACGGGAATCGCGCTTCCGTTGATGTTCAATATCATTCTTGAACAGTCTCCGAAAAGCAAAATCGGCATGCTGATGGGCGTTGGAGGCATGGTGGTGGCCGTGGCGCCGGCACTCGGACCGACTGTGGGCGGTCTTGTCGGCACGTTCATGCCGTGGTGTTGGATTTTCGTGATTCTGCTGCCGTTCCTGTTTGTTTCGCTGGTGTGCGGCCTTAAAACGATTCATCAGGTCACTCCTACCGAAGAGGCGTATATCAATCCGCTGCATGTGCTTTGCCTAGCAGTCGGATTCGTCTGTTTCGTGTTTGCGCTCGACCGTGGCGGATCCGCCGTTACCGCAGTGAGTAATGGGGATACTTCCGCGACTACGCAATGTGTGATTGCAGTGGTTCTGCTGCTGATTGCCATGGCCGCTTTGCTAGTGTTCGCTTGGGTGTCGCATCGTGCGTTCTCGCTGGTTCGTCTGACCGTGTTGCGGAGCGTGAAATTCCGTTGGCATTTGCTTGCGTATGTGCTGCTGCAGTTTGTGACGATCGGTTACGGCTATATGATTCCGAACGCTTCGCAACTGGGATTCGGCGCGTCTGTGCTTGCTGCAGGCGTGGTGTTGCTGCCTGGCGCGTTGCTGGGAGCGGCTAGTGCTCCGGTTTCGGGATCGCTGCTTGATAAGTTCGGTCCGGTCCGTCCGATGTTCACTGCCATGCTCGCCAACCTGCGTGCCTTCGCGTCCAAACGATAG
- a CDS encoding ABC transporter permease, which translates to MFVLKNAWAALGRVKWRTALIALLALLVSFSAAVDLAVIRADDTANNETYQSQKATAVIRPNAQTQAKRDGADSSYTDKYLTWEKYSTYATAAQSNNVTFNYTLATSVPVRESKSLQAIAAKNDTSEDKTGGNLTLQAFYTLDAAKINDYGYYKVVKGKHLSYKTQSDGVLISQALADKNNLKVGDKVTVGNPSKASDTYTFTVRGIYEYDSDVPEGNGSDAKYAKDNRENVIYTTYINFAKNGLDTTEATGWAIPNLNIIFSLANPSTYNTFVRLVKKAKLDTKTYEITSPSLTAYKKSIEPLDSAASAARIMLIAVTIVGGIALLALIACAAIGGRRDEIGMAMITGVTKGRLGWQFMLETFMMTVPGWIVGLVAGALLAKPIGTAWAGGQAVSMTSASVWNVIWYGLGACLVLGIVAFARVACFNLNQLFEERSEVKA; encoded by the coding sequence ATGTTCGTTCTCAAGAACGCATGGGCGGCGCTTGGTCGCGTCAAATGGCGCACCGCGCTGATCGCCCTACTCGCACTACTGGTGTCTTTCTCGGCTGCCGTGGACTTGGCAGTGATTCGAGCCGACGACACCGCCAATAATGAAACATACCAGTCGCAAAAAGCCACGGCGGTGATTCGTCCGAACGCGCAAACACAAGCCAAGCGCGACGGTGCCGATTCCAGCTATACCGACAAGTATTTGACGTGGGAAAAGTACAGCACGTATGCAACGGCCGCACAGAGCAACAACGTGACCTTCAATTACACGTTGGCAACATCGGTGCCGGTGCGCGAAAGCAAGTCGTTGCAGGCGATCGCCGCGAAAAACGACACCAGCGAAGACAAGACCGGCGGCAACCTGACTCTGCAGGCGTTCTACACGTTGGACGCCGCGAAAATCAACGACTACGGCTACTACAAGGTAGTCAAAGGCAAGCATCTGAGCTATAAGACGCAGAGCGACGGCGTACTCATTTCGCAGGCGCTGGCCGATAAGAACAATCTCAAGGTCGGCGACAAAGTGACGGTCGGCAATCCGTCGAAGGCTTCCGACACATACACGTTCACCGTGCGCGGCATTTACGAATACGACAGCGACGTGCCGGAAGGCAACGGATCCGACGCGAAATACGCAAAGGACAATCGTGAGAACGTGATCTACACGACGTATATCAACTTCGCCAAGAACGGGCTTGACACGACGGAGGCCACGGGATGGGCCATTCCGAATCTGAATATCATCTTCTCGCTGGCGAATCCTTCCACCTACAACACGTTCGTGCGCTTGGTGAAGAAGGCCAAGTTGGACACGAAGACGTACGAGATCACCTCGCCGTCGCTTACCGCTTACAAGAAGTCGATCGAGCCGCTTGATTCCGCCGCTTCGGCAGCGCGCATCATGCTGATTGCCGTGACGATTGTCGGTGGCATCGCTTTGCTGGCATTGATTGCATGTGCTGCGATTGGCGGCCGCCGCGATGAGATCGGCATGGCGATGATCACAGGTGTGACCAAGGGCCGTTTGGGATGGCAGTTCATGCTGGAAACGTTCATGATGACGGTTCCGGGTTGGATTGTCGGTTTGGTTGCGGGCGCGCTGTTGGCGAAGCCGATCGGCACCGCATGGGCCGGCGGGCAGGCTGTGTCGATGACGTCCGCTTCGGTGTGGAACGTGATCTGGTACGGCTTGGGCGCATGCCTGGTGCTTGGCATCGTGGCATTCGCGCGCGTGGCCTGCTTCAACCTGAACCAACTGTTTGAGGAACGCTCGGAGGTGAAGGCATGA
- a CDS encoding KUP/HAK/KT family potassium transporter, with the protein MANEPNEDEPLFHAATYTQAPKVSHKVLTKEERQVLIKQHEEKQQEAAKLDQVASKGPVGRWWSRLQSGPNRITPAMAIVALGVVYGDIGTSPLYTMQTFLNGQGGLAHADREAVLGVLSLVFWSITLITTVKYVLIAMRIDNKGEGGIFALYSLVRKYGAWLAIPAMLGGAAFLADSVLTPAVSISSAVEGLETLPAFEKLFTENKQLTLMITAAIILMLFSVQSRGTERIGKAFGSVVLVWFSFLAVVGLANLSQYWSVFAALNPVYGVRFLFSSHNAAGLAIMGTVFLSTTGAEALYSDMGHVGRGNIYFTWPFIKIALVLCYFGQGAWMLNHWDDSAYIRTHGLNPFFEMMTPSVRYVAVVLSVVAGVIASQALITGAFTMVSEATHLNWMPHLQVRYPARTRGQLYIPVVNAVLCVSTLLVLALFRDSEHISAAYGLALTITMITTTILLAVYIWHSGRRIGAVVFTVLFLAIQFMFFFASMAKFLHGGWFTMLLTFAILLVMYTWNEGTKLERAQRRHMQPAECLPVLKRLHDDDTIPYFADNIVYLTSDPETKRIDTDIFFSIFADHPKRARAWWAVSVETADEPFTREYSVENFGTDYMFRVRIRLGFKVSQSIPAYIHQIMNDLSKSGDLPRQESRYPKLDADPNIGPIRYVLIHKALMPESKVSQRGAISLEVKYAIRHFAGSPVKWFGLAPYNPLIEIQPLFLATQRPPRLKRV; encoded by the coding sequence ATGGCTAACGAGCCAAACGAGGATGAGCCGCTGTTTCACGCAGCCACATACACGCAGGCGCCGAAGGTTTCGCACAAGGTGCTGACTAAGGAAGAGCGACAGGTGCTGATCAAGCAGCACGAGGAGAAACAGCAGGAGGCCGCCAAACTTGACCAGGTGGCCAGCAAGGGTCCCGTCGGTCGTTGGTGGAGCCGTCTGCAATCCGGTCCAAACAGAATCACGCCCGCCATGGCGATCGTGGCGTTGGGCGTGGTATATGGCGATATCGGCACCTCGCCGCTGTACACCATGCAGACGTTCCTCAACGGGCAGGGCGGACTTGCGCATGCCGACCGCGAAGCCGTGCTCGGCGTGCTTTCGTTGGTGTTCTGGTCAATCACGCTTATCACCACCGTCAAATACGTGCTGATTGCCATGCGTATCGACAACAAGGGCGAAGGCGGCATTTTCGCGCTGTACTCGTTGGTTCGAAAGTACGGTGCATGGCTTGCGATTCCTGCCATGCTCGGCGGCGCCGCGTTCCTCGCCGATTCCGTACTCACTCCGGCTGTGTCCATCAGCTCGGCAGTGGAAGGCTTGGAGACGCTACCAGCTTTTGAAAAACTTTTTACTGAAAACAAGCAGCTGACCCTGATGATCACCGCGGCCATCATTCTGATGCTGTTCTCTGTGCAGTCGCGTGGCACCGAGCGTATCGGCAAGGCGTTCGGTTCGGTCGTGCTTGTCTGGTTCTCGTTCCTGGCGGTTGTCGGCTTGGCGAACCTCAGTCAGTATTGGAGCGTGTTCGCGGCGCTCAACCCCGTGTACGGTGTCAGATTCCTGTTCAGCAGCCATAATGCCGCCGGGCTTGCCATCATGGGTACGGTGTTCCTGTCAACCACCGGTGCCGAAGCGCTTTATTCCGACATGGGTCATGTTGGCCGTGGCAACATCTATTTCACGTGGCCGTTCATCAAAATCGCGCTTGTGCTCTGTTATTTCGGGCAAGGCGCATGGATGCTCAATCATTGGGATGATTCGGCTTACATCCGCACGCACGGTTTGAACCCGTTCTTCGAAATGATGACGCCCAGCGTGCGTTACGTGGCCGTCGTGCTTTCCGTGGTCGCGGGCGTTATCGCATCGCAGGCGTTGATCACCGGCGCGTTCACGATGGTGTCTGAAGCCACCCATCTGAACTGGATGCCGCATCTTCAGGTCCGTTACCCGGCCCGTACCCGCGGTCAGCTGTACATTCCTGTGGTCAATGCGGTGCTTTGCGTTTCCACGCTGTTGGTTTTGGCGCTATTCCGTGATTCCGAGCATATTTCCGCGGCGTATGGTCTGGCGTTGACCATCACCATGATCACTACCACCATTCTGCTTGCCGTCTACATCTGGCATTCGGGGCGTCGTATCGGAGCGGTCGTATTCACCGTGCTGTTCCTTGCGATCCAATTCATGTTCTTCTTCGCTTCCATGGCGAAGTTCCTGCATGGTGGTTGGTTCACGATGCTGCTTACCTTCGCGATTCTGCTGGTTATGTACACGTGGAACGAAGGCACGAAGCTGGAACGTGCGCAGCGTCGCCATATGCAGCCCGCCGAATGCCTACCGGTGCTGAAGCGGTTGCATGATGACGATACGATTCCGTATTTTGCCGACAATATCGTCTATCTCACGTCGGATCCGGAAACGAAGCGTATCGATACCGATATCTTCTTCTCGATTTTCGCCGACCATCCAAAACGTGCCCGCGCTTGGTGGGCTGTTTCCGTCGAGACTGCCGATGAGCCGTTCACCCGCGAGTATTCGGTTGAGAATTTCGGTACGGATTATATGTTCCGTGTTCGCATTCGGCTTGGTTTCAAGGTTTCTCAGTCGATTCCAGCTTACATTCATCAGATCATGAACGATTTGTCGAAGTCGGGGGATCTGCCGAGGCAGGAAAGCCGCTATCCGAAGCTTGATGCTGATCCGAATATCGGTCCGATTCGATATGTGCTGATACACAAGGCGCTTATGCCTGAGTCGAAGGTGTCGCAGCGTGGCGCGATTTCTTTGGAAGTCAAGTATGCGATTCGTCATTTTGCGGGATCTCCGGTCAAATGGTTCGGCCTTGCGCCTTACAATCCGCTGATTGAGATACAGCCGCTGTTCCTCGCGACTCAGCGTCCTCCGCGGCTAAAGCGTGTGTGA
- a CDS encoding TatD family hydrolase encodes MSKHHRDRSWAPAPQPLPENAHVIDNHTHVASVVPFSRAMSHEAQEKGQPEVPVYSVDELLNQAQQVGVEGVIDCGCELPNLMTAIDMAREHPQTVHAAIAIHPNESVLHGHRGVPGPDGLPLKYQPWHDTSFEDAMAEVHRLATAYPNQVVAIGETGMDLFRTGEAAKELQREAFRAHIALAKELNLPMQIHDRDSHKEVIETLLADGAPERTVFHSYSGDAEMGEIARENGWYLSLSGTSSYKGNDGIRESARIVGLSHVMVETDAPYLSPMPYRGRTNAPYMIPYTLQSLANYLDKPLTEVAQATRKTTREVYGI; translated from the coding sequence ATGAGCAAACACCATCGTGACCGCAGCTGGGCGCCAGCACCGCAACCACTTCCCGAGAACGCGCACGTCATCGACAACCACACGCATGTGGCGTCCGTCGTGCCGTTCTCGCGGGCCATGAGCCACGAAGCGCAAGAAAAAGGACAGCCGGAAGTCCCCGTATACAGCGTCGACGAACTGCTGAACCAAGCGCAACAAGTCGGAGTCGAAGGCGTCATCGACTGCGGATGCGAACTGCCGAACCTCATGACGGCCATCGACATGGCACGCGAACACCCCCAAACCGTGCATGCGGCCATCGCCATACACCCCAACGAATCCGTGCTCCACGGTCACCGCGGGGTGCCGGGCCCAGACGGGTTGCCGCTCAAATACCAGCCATGGCACGACACCAGCTTCGAAGACGCCATGGCCGAAGTGCACCGCCTCGCCACCGCCTACCCCAACCAGGTTGTGGCCATCGGCGAGACGGGCATGGACCTCTTCCGCACCGGAGAAGCCGCCAAAGAACTGCAGCGAGAAGCCTTCCGCGCGCACATCGCGCTCGCGAAAGAACTGAACCTGCCCATGCAGATCCATGATCGCGATTCACATAAGGAAGTCATCGAAACGCTGCTGGCGGACGGCGCTCCCGAACGGACCGTGTTCCACAGCTATTCCGGTGATGCCGAAATGGGTGAGATCGCACGTGAAAACGGTTGGTATCTCAGCCTTTCGGGCACATCCAGCTATAAGGGCAACGATGGTATTCGCGAGTCGGCGCGCATTGTCGGATTGAGCCATGTCATGGTCGAAACAGATGCCCCCTACCTAAGTCCGATGCCGTATCGGGGCCGCACCAACGCGCCATACATGATCCCCTACACCCTGCAGTCGTTGGCGAATTATCTCGATAAACCGCTGACGGAAGTCGCGCAGGCAACGCGAAAGACCACGCGCGAAGTGTACGGAATCTGA
- a CDS encoding DUF6541 family protein has translation MTSEQITNTGSVSGDCGSAQARARTHVQAYVQTQARQNGSAKDGSATNGPARNDSAKGGPSGQKHGLQRCHAMLRPASRHALLPWLTSIIGVASALCLVIAWFPSTVWNTPIVSSDAPAHYYFIHRLLDEGLGAALHLWPHDSFYPPLFHVCAYLVIKIAALFGVQCSIYAAFNITWIIASGVIFPAGMLVLCRYFLQRWNRGNPISNPISRISQASSTPESSSVSESSNVSNQQVSSAVNRQYNVTFDATFVLQNLIGLFVPVLAVSSVCHPYGLLNAGPLIAFGFATSLLPFLIAATLRLFDAIAAREHIAKWLAIAAVAGVVCLVAHPRIAFTYALILVPFIVLRLPWKLILGAFIAMCVGAVAFVALMLTSFKSDRWANPDSWFHSHQPSKNLWESISFCLTDGLDGFPAILFALLLIAGTAAAFVCASRRAAARASDSFSSAASTVVPVASADVDVDASTSDIAVSAADSPVSVSCPPPASHSNATDAASASSESSRLRRNDRLRDVIALTAAFLLVTLVYVCTVTLVGALPNIISAPWYRDENRIMTMLPLVTLPLLVIGINALAECVSACAASASFAPSASSFSTKNSASSVPSLSSASAVSSVKNASFASNWIVLIAVFLVIAILAVSAQIVCPSRSAARDTIIAHSSLNQSDPNEQLTEQKIAVLRKVTKRTGTQATIISDPLNGSMYAETLFNANMLYPIINARTDVPSAPFGKVETAFASGDAQQVLGTVCPLTDAPEYFLTMGDQAQSLQSFPYRAQYDSFHNEELIDTYVDGGTLVKVADYSQYGQGWALYRFGCTD, from the coding sequence ATGACTTCCGAACAGATTACGAATACCGGTTCCGTGTCGGGCGATTGTGGCTCGGCTCAGGCTCGTGCGCGAACTCATGTGCAGGCTTATGTGCAGACTCAGGCTCGGCAGAATGGCTCGGCCAAGGATGGTTCGGCTACGAATGGTCCAGCCAGGAATGATTCAGCCAAGGGCGGTCCGTCCGGGCAGAAACATGGCCTGCAGCGGTGCCACGCGATGCTGCGTCCTGCATCGCGTCACGCGTTATTGCCGTGGCTTACGTCGATTATCGGCGTCGCGTCCGCACTATGCCTGGTGATTGCGTGGTTCCCCTCCACGGTGTGGAATACGCCGATCGTCAGCAGCGATGCCCCCGCGCATTACTATTTCATTCACCGTCTGCTTGACGAGGGATTGGGGGCGGCTCTGCATTTGTGGCCGCATGATTCGTTTTATCCGCCGTTGTTTCACGTCTGTGCTTACCTTGTGATTAAGATCGCGGCGCTGTTCGGCGTGCAATGTTCGATCTACGCGGCATTCAATATCACGTGGATCATTGCTTCGGGCGTGATTTTCCCTGCCGGAATGCTGGTATTATGCAGGTATTTCCTGCAACGTTGGAATCGCGGTAATCCAATTTCCAATCCAATTTCACGTATTTCTCAAGCATCGTCTACGCCTGAATCGTCGTCCGTATCTGAATCGTCGAATGTTTCAAATCAGCAGGTATCGTCAGCTGTGAATCGGCAATATAACGTCACTTTCGACGCTACTTTCGTTCTGCAGAATCTGATTGGACTGTTCGTGCCCGTGCTTGCCGTCAGCTCGGTGTGCCACCCGTACGGACTGCTGAATGCCGGTCCGCTGATCGCATTCGGTTTCGCCACGTCGCTGCTGCCGTTCCTCATCGCCGCCACATTGCGCTTGTTCGATGCGATCGCCGCGCGCGAGCATATAGCAAAATGGCTTGCGATCGCTGCTGTCGCAGGCGTGGTTTGCCTCGTTGCGCACCCGCGTATCGCATTCACGTATGCTCTGATTCTGGTGCCGTTCATTGTGCTGCGCTTGCCGTGGAAGCTGATTCTTGGCGCGTTCATTGCCATGTGCGTCGGTGCGGTGGCGTTTGTGGCGTTGATGCTGACGTCGTTCAAATCGGACCGTTGGGCGAATCCCGATTCCTGGTTCCATAGCCATCAGCCGTCCAAGAATTTGTGGGAGTCGATTTCGTTCTGTCTCACGGATGGGCTTGACGGTTTTCCTGCGATTCTGTTCGCACTGTTGCTGATTGCGGGAACTGCGGCCGCTTTCGTTTGCGCTTCCCGCCGCGCGGCTGCGCGTGCTTCGGATTCGTTTTCGTCGGCTGCTTCCACTGTGGTTCCCGTGGCTTCTGCTGATGTCGATGTTGATGCTTCGACTTCTGATATTGCGGTTTCCGCCGCTGATTCCCCGGTTTCCGTTTCCTGTCCGCCACCTGCGTCGCACTCCAACGCCACTGATGCCGCGTCCGCGTCGTCCGAATCATCTCGACTTCGTCGCAACGATCGCCTGCGTGACGTGATTGCGTTGACGGCCGCATTCCTGCTGGTCACGCTGGTGTATGTGTGCACGGTCACGCTGGTCGGCGCGTTGCCGAATATCATCAGCGCTCCGTGGTATCGCGATGAAAACCGTATTATGACCATGCTTCCGCTGGTCACGCTGCCGCTGCTTGTCATTGGAATCAACGCTCTTGCCGAATGCGTTTCCGCGTGCGCCGCATCCGCTTCTTTCGCTCCTTCTGCATCGTCCTTTTCCACGAAGAATAGTGCTTCTTCCGTTCCTTCCCTTTCTTCTGCGTCTGCTGTTTCTTCCGTGAAGAACGCTTCTTTCGCTTCCAATTGGATCGTCCTAATCGCCGTATTCCTTGTGATTGCGATACTTGCGGTTTCCGCGCAGATCGTATGCCCATCGCGTTCCGCGGCTCGCGACACGATCATCGCGCATTCCAGTCTGAACCAAAGCGACCCCAACGAGCAGCTCACCGAGCAAAAGATCGCTGTGCTGCGCAAGGTCACGAAACGTACGGGCACCCAGGCCACCATCATTTCCGATCCGTTGAACGGTTCGATGTATGCGGAGACGCTGTTCAACGCGAACATGTTGTATCCGATCATCAATGCGCGCACCGATGTGCCATCCGCTCCGTTCGGCAAAGTGGAGACCGCGTTTGCTTCCGGCGATGCGCAGCAGGTGCTCGGCACGGTATGTCCGCTGACCGACGCTCCGGAATACTTCCTTACGATGGGCGACCAGGCGCAGAGTCTGCAGTCATTCCCGTATCGCGCCCAGTACGATTCCTTCCACAATGAGGAATTGATTGATACGTATGTGGATGGCGGCACGTTGGTGAAGGTTGCCGATTATTCGCAATACGGCCAGGGTTGGGCCCTCTACCGTTTCGGTTGCACCGATTAA